In Hermetia illucens chromosome 5, iHerIll2.2.curated.20191125, whole genome shotgun sequence, a single window of DNA contains:
- the LOC119657614 gene encoding odorant receptor 2a-like has translation MALTESRHIPFSSAKSLNFLWMSLRILGLYPPEKYKYLYYCYSASINILVTIGFNVSMFIYAVNYENKRDLISNLAQLSGSIIVSLKILNTYLKRDKLFEIRKLFAELDSRVVGDDEKEYFEYILKIGRGFFFAFSFFCGMAGLVCDFPAIFDTERRLAYPAWFPWDWKHSTVGFHIANFHQVFSLFTEIIQDVMCDTYPATLMWLLKGHLHALGIRVRKIGWNKEKSLNENYLELRQCVREHQTCFKAFQLCCNINSRVMLLQFICTQIILCTTALYLIFYISDIYKSIYLVGYFTCMVLEITFCCSCGTELMEESLGFTEALYSCNWMDQNSKFKQILIISMENTQTAWTNYAGGIISISLTTWVTVLKSAYSLFAVFGRSL, from the exons ATGGCTTTAACTGAGTCTCGGCATATTCCGTTCTCCAGCGCAAAGTCCTTAAACTTTCTTTGGATGAGCTTGCGAATTTTGGGACTGTACCCacctgaaaaatataaatatctgTACTATTGCTACTCAGCCTCTATAAACATTTTGGTGACAATTGGATTCAACGTTTCGATGTTTATTTACGCAGTGAACTACGAGAACAAGAGAGATCTAATTTCGAATCTCGCCCAGCTTTCGGGCAGCATTATAGTCAGTCTTAAAATTTTGAATACGTATCTTAAACGTGACAAATTGTTTGAAATCAGAAAGCTGTTTGCGGAACTGGATTCACGCGTAGTTGGCGACGAtgaaaaagaatattttgaatatatattgaaaattggGCGTGGAttcttttttgcattttcatttttctgcgGAATGGCAGGTTTGGTTTGTGATTTCCCAGCCATATTCGATACGGAACGGCGACTTGCATATCCAGCTTGGTTTCCTTGGGACTGGAAACATTCTACAGTTGGGTTTCATATAGCGAATTTCCATCAAGTTTTCTCGCTTTTCACAGAGATAATTCAGGACGTGATGTGTGATACATACCCGGCAACTCTAATGTGGCTACTGAAAGGACATTTGCATGCTCTAGGAATACGAGTGCGAAAGATCGGGTGGAATAAAGAAAAGTCACTTAACGAAAACTACCTGGAATTGAGACAGTGCGTTCGGGAGCATCAGACATGTTTCAa GGCTTTCCAACTCTGTTGCAATATAAACTCGCGGGTTATGCTGTTGCAGTTCATCTGTACACAAATCATTCTTTGTACCACTGCACTTTACCTAATATTCTACATTAGCGATATCTACAAAAGTATCTACCTTGTGGGATACTTTACATGCATGGTATTAGAAATTACATTCTGCTGCTCTTGCGGGACTGAACTAATGGAAGAGAGCCTTGGCTTCACTGAAGCATTGTATTCATGTAACTGGATGGACCAGAATTCGAAGTTCAAGCAGATTCTCATCATTTCAATGGAAAACACTCAAACCGCTTGGACGAACTATGCTGGAGGAATTATCAGTATTTCCCTAACAACATGGGTCACG GTTTTGAAGTCGGCTTATTCATTATTTGCAGTGTTTGGAAGAAGCTTATAG